The genomic window CCTGAGCACGATCAAATTCACCAGATTCATAATACAGAACCCCGTTGATGCATCGTCCACGAGGGTAGTAAGGGCAATGTTCAAAGCTACCTTGGATAAATCTCCATGATTTTTTAGCTCTTCCCAATGTAAGAACCCGAGGCTGGTTGCTGctttttgtctttgtcttctcttcacatcttcttcttcttgtttctccatcatcaaaccctatctttttctccttcttcctctctgtTAGATTACGCGTATctatagggtttagggttttagacaAGAAGTTTTTCATGTTAACTTGGTagtaattataaaaatgatgGGTCTCACGCGCTCGCTGGAGGCATGctttatttcttctctatACATAATACATAAGTGTATGGGTTTCGTTCACGCGCCGAGAGTGCGAGTGTTGGAACATATAAGACTAGTAGTAATAATGTACTAATGGTCAGTGAAGTACAAAACTTCTACCAAACTGATGATGACACGTGTAGGGGAAGCAAAATACCTTCTTTGACAAAAACTGAcatgcaacaacaacaaacattaacaaaaaggGCTGACGAAAATCAGAAGTAAATACAGAGCTTCTCGGCTATGCTATTCTGTACCATGTTACATTTTTCCAACAATTCATCTaatctctcactctctctcttctctatcgtcttcttctctgccGCTTCTCTACCTTTACTTCTCCATGATCTCTCGCCTAACTCATCATCCTCAGTTATCATCAGATCAATACCTCGACAAGCTTCTCTGTTCTTTTCCAACATCGATTCCTCTATATCTCTATGATCATCGATGAGCATTCCTGTCTCAACAACTCTCTGGGCTTTGTCATCATATGGAGGAGGCGACTTCAAGGGGCTGCAGCTGATTTCTATCATTTCATGAAGCAATGGAAGATTTGGAGGACAAGATGGGTATGATGCATCTTCAGCCAAGAATTTATCTGCATAGCTTGAAGTTGACATGTTGAGATCAGACTTCAGTACGTAAGCTGAGGAAGATGATGCATCAAACAAACCCATTATCCGCCAGTTGAAGATCCTCTGGAAGATACCAATCCATCTCGGGGTGATATGGTAGCGGCTTGAGTTATGGAGTTCGAGTCTAGTGTTTCTTTCTAGCATCACTCCTGTTTCTTTAGTAGCTAATGAGACTCCCATAAGATTGCTTCTCTGTGTTAAGTACTCAATTAAGCATCCCTCAAGCCTTTGCGTGTGGTTCTCTATCTCAGCACCAGAAGCACATCCTACGGTTAGCCATGTCAAATCATCTTCAAAATCTGGGAGCTTACAATTCTCTAGCACGGAACTGAGTAGTTCGACGTTCTCTGCACTGCTCCAGTCCAGGTTGGGAAGATACCGCTTGACCATTAAACATTCTTTTCTATTATCCTCGAGCAACATTGTCTCAGGGCAAGGCCAACCGATGGGATTTGCTTCAGCAGCAGAAGTGATGTTTCTTCGTGATGTTTCCAATGCGTCGTTGAAGGCTGATATGCAGATGTTAGGACCAACCTCCTGATCTGGCATCTGCTTAAGCAACTCCAAGGAAAAACTGAAATGGGTCAGAAACAGTTCCCGGAGTTTAACATGATGAAGATTTGGTTGCAGAGGTGAATTGCTTGCTAGCCATTTAAACCCATCTCTTAGCCGTGAATCATTGAAAAAATGAACTTCCTGCCCCTTTTGGGACTTATTAGCAATAGAAACGATGGAAAAGCTTGCTATCTTTGACTTGTCAATATCATGGAGGCCTAATCCCGAGACAATGTCGGTATCAGGCTCCATGTGTTCCCCATTGCATGAGCTAATTACTACGAGAAGGGGAAGAACTGAACCGTTGGGTACTGATTCAAGAATGAGGTTAAGCTGTTCTCTCTGAAGATTCAAAGGGAGGCCTCCAGATGCAAGGAAAAGGACTGCACTTGCACCACATGTTGTTTCACACATATCATTCTCAGCCTCCACATCCCTAGCTACTGAGAGACAGCATGTGAAATCTATATCAGACCCATTTGCAACCCATTTGTTCCATACAGACACGCCGGGAGCTGAAAACAGCAGATTATCATCGTTGAGACTACTATGTTCTGCATGAGGCATAAGCTTTGATGATAACCATCGACTGGCTGCTGAATGCGTAACCTGACTTgcagaagatgatgagtttACTGATTTAGTCTGAGTACATAAGACGACCTTCCAGCTTATGCATTTTGATTCTGGATTCCTTCCAACTAGTATATCAGCTATCACATCAGAAATATTCAGCCTTGACCATGATTTCTCACGTTCTTCAAATCTCCTCCTCATGGCTTGATCAATGTTAAACTCACCACACGCCCTCGATTGCTGTTGTATAAAGAGAGAACTGATATTAGAACCTCAATAGTACATGCCTTTTAAGAATTTTGCTTCCTTGACAAAAGACTGATGATCAGCATGTTATGGGgaagaaaactgaaacttaCATCAGTTTTGCTAAATCGGATAGGAGTACCCAGGGATAGTGAATTCAGTGCAGCAGCTGCTGCTAACTGTCGACGCTCCCGCAATTCACTTTGACGTGAAGACCACCGCTTCCATAATCTGCAAATATTATTacagaaaatttaaaaataacttAAATCAATTGTCAATTTGCATGAGGAGCTGGCAAACCTTATGATCAACTTGAGTTTTGCTTTCGCCACTTCCTCATCATACTGATTTAAGATGACCCCATCCTCATCCTCGTCTTCCTCGTCAATGTCATTGAACTCCTTTTCCAAGGTACAAATCATTGCAGCCTCCGGTACTGATTCTTCCAAAgcatatttgttttctacaCTTGTCGGACACTCTGCAATGGTAGTTACAGGCATAATCTCCATTGGCATAGACTTCGGACTTTGTTGCAAAGCTGGTCCAGGCACATGATTCGTATATACATCCCCTatgattgaaaatttaatttccCCAGGAGACATACCGATGCGATCGTCATTAGGTTGTTTCTCCAAATTCGACGATTTAGTTTGAGGAAATTTAGGGGAACCAAAAGGAGAATATAGCTTCACGGGAGAATGAAATCCACCAGCTGATGTAAGgtcattttgtttctcttgatGCACCACTGGATTTATAACGAATGGCCCTGGTGGATTCATAACAAATGTCCCCATTGGCTTGTCCTCCTCTGCTAAGAGGGAAGTCTTGGAGTCAGCCACTTCTTTATCAAATAGACGCattgatgtttgtttcttaagaCTTCTCGCAGGCGGCATTTCGTGTTTATGGGCGGTAATACACTGTTGATTTCCGATAGTTGCTTCTGTGATCAAGGAAGGCAATGGAAAGGGAGTAGAAACATCTTCCACTACTGTGGGAGCAGAAACATCTTCCACTATGGTTCTTGACTTTTTCATGTGAACAAGTTTTgagcattttgttttgtaatccTTATCAGCATGGAGAAATAGGTCATTTTTTACCATGTATGGCTCTTCAAAAACCTTTATCGAAAACCCATGGTACTCCAACAGGGCTTCTATGTCCTCTTCCTAAATTCCATTAccagaagaaaaatgtaagatCTCTAACAACTTCTCTgtgacaaaccaaaaaagggATACACACCAAGTAACAGAGTGATGGAAGAAATACCTCCATCCCTATCCAATTTGACATATCTGAAACTGGGAGACCCTGATTAATTTGGAGACCCGAGTGCAGAGAGGCAAGCGCCTGAGTTCTTAGCTGATGAAACagaataaaagtttaaatctCAGTGAAATAATCACACATCAACATGGTACGAATAATAGCTTTTGAACCCACACCACAAATACACCCTTACTTTCGAAAAATGAGCATGCATTAGACATGCTTGAAGATAGCTTGCTTTCCGTGCAAGGCGAAAGAAGGCGATGAAGTTGCCAGTTCTGCAAGCTCTGTTTTGCACGACTGGTTTCAATACTTAGATCAAGTTAAAAAACTAACagccaacaaaaaaatccaagGAACTACCTGGCTACATTGCGGGCAAAGAGAACTTCTGAAGTTTGCCTTATTTCTGGAGTCATATTGGCAAGATCAAGAGAAAGTTCTGAAGGTTCAACCTAACAAGAAGAATTTATTGTCGGGTTAAGAACTTAGCACACAATTCTGACTGCAAATTCACCCAGAAGGACTTACCTTATAGCCAGGATGCTTGTCGAGTTTGAG from Arabidopsis thaliana chromosome 3, partial sequence includes these protein-coding regions:
- the SAC3B gene encoding SAC3/GANP/Nin1/mts3/eIF-3 p25 family, translating into MKPLDNKQTFNSLESSRDALKGDALPDYENSEQPSLIIGVCPDMCPESERGERERKGDLDHYERVDGDRNQTSKSLAVKKYTRTAEREAILIRPMPILQNTMEYLLSLLDRPYNENFLGMYNFLWDRMRAIRMDLRMQHIFNQEAITLLEQMIRLHIIAMHELCEYTKGEGFSEGFDAHLNIEQMNKTSVELFQMYDDHRKKGITVPTEKEFRGYYALLKLDKHPGYKVEPSELSLDLANMTPEIRQTSEVLFARNVARACRTGNFIAFFRLARKASYLQACLMHAHFSKLRTQALASLHSGLQINQGLPVSDMSNWIGMEEEDIEALLEYHGFSIKVFEEPYMVKNDLFLHADKDYKTKCSKLVHMKKSRTIVEDVSAPTVVEDVSTPFPLPSLITEATIGNQQCITAHKHEMPPARSLKKQTSMRLFDKEVADSKTSLLAEEDKPMGTFVMNPPGPFVINPVVHQEKQNDLTSAGGFHSPVKLYSPFGSPKFPQTKSSNLEKQPNDDRIGMSPGEIKFSIIGDVYTNHVPGPALQQSPKSMPMEIMPVTTIAECPTSVENKYALEESVPEAAMICTLEKEFNDIDEEDEDEDGVILNQYDEEVAKAKLKLIIRLWKRWSSRQSELRERRQLAAAAALNSLSLGTPIRFSKTDQSRACGEFNIDQAMRRRFEEREKSWSRLNISDVIADILVGRNPESKCISWKVVLCTQTKSVNSSSSASQVTHSAASRWLSSKLMPHAEHSSLNDDNLLFSAPGVSVWNKWVANGSDIDFTCCLSVARDVEAENDMCETTCGASAVLFLASGGLPLNLQREQLNLILESVPNGSVLPLLVVISSCNGEHMEPDTDIVSGLGLHDIDKSKIASFSIVSIANKSQKGQEVHFFNDSRLRDGFKWLASNSPLQPNLHHVKLRELFLTHFSFSLELLKQMPDQEVGPNICISAFNDALETSRRNITSAAEANPIGWPCPETMLLEDNRKECLMVKRYLPNLDWSSAENVELLSSVLENCKLPDFEDDLTWLTVGCASGAEIENHTQRLEGCLIEYLTQRSNLMGVSLATKETGVMLERNTRLELHNSSRYHITPRWIGIFQRIFNWRIMGLFDASSSSAYVLKSDLNMSTSSYADKFLAEDASYPSCPPNLPLLHEMIEISCSPLKSPPPYDDKAQRVVETGMLIDDHRDIEESMLEKNREACRGIDLMITEDDELGERSWRSKGREAAEKKTIEKRESERLDELLEKCNMVQNSIAEKLCIYF
- the SAC3B gene encoding SAC3/GANP/Nin1/mts3/eIF-3 p25 family: MAFRPFGKDLGPMSSKPAPFTPFGASSTTSDSSIQPPASQNHSAFAGQSFGPGGIRSGPSIQRAPPLSASQNPQLSIGKPYRPGGVQSVPPINRIPSPSAFQNPSPSSGQPYQPGGIQRIPEPFNGIAWGPEASRTSPSVRPYQFPGVQRPNLNPQYGHDGSRNFLKDHGEHSRATSPPATSHILSRMGTDAVEIGRSQDSKRKSRSDILPDQNMGFSRRNQSPVSGFENGNLVDGFQPLSSRTWMRSPSSAENNPVRSRSNPNQLIHQEQTGNSSFPYAHEVAEIQEATRRKSSAVAPSDKPLGDDPILSQHDSQRFSTSPPTSGTKSYTLSRSSDSQFPGQPSSVNSFNNARKTNSSPATKRTRSPPVYPIEEDIPRNSFPSQDCTEGEEQARAKRLARFKGELEPIADRPVDIQLTKSPVNKTMKPLDNKQTFNSLESSRDALKGDALPDYENSEQPSLIIGVCPDMCPESERGERERKGDLDHYERVDGDRNQTSKSLAVKKYTRTAEREAILIRPMPILQNTMEYLLSLLDRPYNENFLGMYNFLWDRMRAIRMDLRMQHIFNQEAITLLEQMIRLHIIAMHELCEYTKGEGFSEGFDAHLNIEQMNKTSVELFQMYDDHRKKGITVPTEKEFRGYYALLKLDKHPGYKVEPSELSLDLANMTPEIRQTSEVLFARNVARACRTGNFIAFFRLARKASYLQACLMHAHFSKLRTQALASLHSGLQINQGLPVSDMSNWIGMEEEDIEALLEYHGFSIKVFEEPYMVKNDLFLHADKDYKTKCSKLVHMKKSRTIVEDVSAPTVVEDVSTPFPLPSLITEATIGNQQCITAHKHEMPPARSLKKQTSMRLFDKEVADSKTSLLAEEDKPMGTFVMNPPGPFVINPVVHQEKQNDLTSAGGFHSPVKLYSPFGSPKFPQTKSSNLEKQPNDDRIGMSPGEIKFSIIGDVYTNHVPGPALQQSPKSMPMEIMPVTTIAECPTSVENKYALEESVPEAAMICTLEKEFNDIDEEDEDEDGVILNQYDEEVAKAKLKLIIRLWKRWSSRQSELRERRQLAAAAALNSLSLGTPIRFSKTDQSRACGEFNIDQAMRRRFEEREKSWSRLNISDVIADILVGRNPESKCISWKVVLCTQTKSVNSSSSASQVTHSAASRWLSSKLMPHAEHSSLNDDNLLFSAPGVSVWNKWVANGSDIDFTCCLSVARDVEAENDMCETTCGASAVLFLASGGLPLNLQREQLNLILESVPNGSVLPLLVVISSCNGEHMEPDTDIVSGLGLHDIDKSKIASFSIVSIANKSQKGQEVHFFNDSRLRDGFKWLASNSPLQPNLHHVKLRELFLTHFSFSLELLKQMPDQEVGPNICISAFNDALETSRRNITSAAEANPIGWPCPETMLLEDNRKECLMVKRYLPNLDWSSAENVELLSSVLENCKLPDFEDDLTWLTVGCASGAEIENHTQRLEGCLIEYLTQRSNLMGVSLATKETGVMLERNTRLELHNSSRYHITPRWIGIFQRIFNWRIMGLFDASSSSAYVLKSDLNMSTSSYADKFLAEDASYPSCPPNLPLLHEMIEISCSPLKSPPPYDDKAQRVVETGMLIDDHRDIEESMLEKNREACRGIDLMITEDDELGERSWRSKGREAAEKKTIEKRESERLDELLEKCNMVQNSIAEKLCIYF
- the SAC3B gene encoding SAC3/GANP/Nin1/mts3/eIF-3 p25 family (SAC3/GANP/Nin1/mts3/eIF-3 p25 family; CONTAINS InterPro DOMAIN/s: SAC3/GANP/Nin1/mts3/eIF-3 p25 (InterPro:IPR005062); BEST Arabidopsis thaliana protein match is: SAC3/GANP/Nin1/mts3/eIF-3 p25 family (TAIR:AT3G54380.1); Has 1557 Blast hits to 1047 proteins in 222 species: Archae - 0; Bacteria - 35; Metazoa - 487; Fungi - 321; Plants - 148; Viruses - 0; Other Eukaryotes - 566 (source: NCBI BLink).), with the protein product MAFRPFGKDLGPMSSKPAPFTPFGASSTTRLYLSFLFLHTANVGFACSDSSIQPPASQNHSAFAGQSFGPGGIRSGPSIQRAPPLSASQNPQLSIGKPYRPGGVQSVPPINRIPSPSAFQNPSPSSGQPYQPGGIQRIPEPFNGIAWGPEASRTSPSVRPYQFPGVQRPNLNPQYGHDGSRNFLKDHGEHSRATSPPATSHILSRMGTDAVEIGRSQDSKRKSRSDILPDQNMGFSRRNQSPVSGFENGNLVDGFQPLSSRTWMRSPSSAENNPVRSRSNPNQLIHQEQTGNSSFPYAHEVAEIQEATRRKSSAVAPSDKPLGDDPILSQHDSQRFSTSPPTSGTKSYTLSRSSDSQFPGQPSSVNSFNNARKTNSSPATKRTRSPPVYPIEEDIPRNSFPSQDCTEGEEQARAKRLARFKGELEPIADRPVDIQLTKSPVNKTMKPLDNKQTFNSLESSRDALKGDALPDYENSEQPSLIIGVCPDMCPESERGERERKGDLDHYERVDGDRNQTSKSLAVKKYTRTAEREAILIRPMPILQNTMEYLLSLLDRPYNENFLGMYNFLWDRMRAIRMDLRMQHIFNQEAITLLEQMIRLHIIAMHELCEYTKGEGFSEGFDAHLNIEQMNKTSVELFQMYDDHRKKGITVPTEKEFRGYYALLKLDKHPGYKVEPSELSLDLANMTPEIRQTSEVLFARNVARACRTGNFIAFFRLARKASYLQACLMHAHFSKLRTQALASLHSGLQINQGLPVSDMSNWIGMEEEDIEALLEYHGFSIKVFEEPYMVKNDLFLHADKDYKTKCSKLVHMKKSRTIVEDVSAPTVVEDVSTPFPLPSLITEATIGNQQCITAHKHEMPPARSLKKQTSMRLFDKEVADSKTSLLAEEDKPMGTFVMNPPGPFVINPVVHQEKQNDLTSAGGFHSPVKLYSPFGSPKFPQTKSSNLEKQPNDDRIGMSPGEIKFSIIGDVYTNHVPGPALQQSPKSMPMEIMPVTTIAECPTSVENKYALEESVPEAAMICTLEKEFNDIDEEDEDEDGVILNQYDEEVAKAKLKLIIRLWKRWSSRQSELRERRQLAAAAALNSLSLGTPIRFSKTDQSRACGEFNIDQAMRRRFEEREKSWSRLNISDVIADILVGRNPESKCISWKVVLCTQTKSVNSSSSASQVTHSAASRWLSSKLMPHAEHSSLNDDNLLFSAPGVSVWNKWVANGSDIDFTCCLSVARDVEAENDMCETTCGASAVLFLASGGLPLNLQREQLNLILESVPNGSVLPLLVVISSCNGEHMEPDTDIVSGLGLHDIDKSKIASFSIVSIANKSQKGQEVHFFNDSRLRDGFKWLASNSPLQPNLHHVKLRELFLTHFSFSLELLKQMPDQEVGPNICISAFNDALETSRRNITSAAEANPIGWPCPETMLLEDNRKECLMVKRYLPNLDWSSAENVELLSSVLENCKLPDFEDDLTWLTVGCASGAEIENHTQRLEGCLIEYLTQRSNLMGVSLATKETGVMLERNTRLELHNSSRYHITPRWIGIFQRIFNWRIMGLFDASSSSAYVLKSDLNMSTSSYADKFLAEDASYPSCPPNLPLLHEMIEISCSPLKSPPPYDDKAQRVVETGMLIDDHRDIEESMLEKNREACRGIDLMITEDDELGERSWRSKGREAAEKKTIEKRESERLDELLEKCNMVQNSIAEKLCIYF
- the SAC3B gene encoding SAC3/GANP/Nin1/mts3/eIF-3 p25 family encodes the protein MGTDAVEIGRSQDSKRKSRSDILPDQNMGFSRRNQSPVSGFENGNLVDGFQPLSSRTWMRSPSSAENNPVRSRSNPNQLIHQEQTGNSSFPYAHEVAEIQEATRRKSSAVAPSDKPLGDDPILSQHDSQRFSTSPPTSGTKSYTLSRSSDSQFPGQPSSVNSFNNARKTNSSPATKRTRSPPVYPIEEDIPRNSFPSQDCTEGEEQARAKRLARFKGELEPIADRPVDIQLTKSPVNKTMKPLDNKQTFNSLESSRDALKGDALPDYENSEQPSLIIGVCPDMCPESERGERERKGDLDHYERVDGDRNQTSKSLAVKKYTRTAEREAILIRPMPILQNTMEYLLSLLDRPYNENFLGMYNFLWDRMRAIRMDLRMQHIFNQEAITLLEQMIRLHIIAMHELCEYTKGEGFSEGFDAHLNIEQMNKTSVELFQMYDDHRKKGITVPTEKEFRGYYALLKLDKHPGYKVEPSELSLDLANMTPEIRQTSEVLFARNVARACRTGNFIAFFRLARKASYLQACLMHAHFSKLRTQALASLHSGLQINQGLPVSDMSNWIGMEEEDIEALLEYHGFSIKVFEEPYMVKNDLFLHADKDYKTKCSKLVHMKKSRTIVEDVSAPTVVEDVSTPFPLPSLITEATIGNQQCITAHKHEMPPARSLKKQTSMRLFDKEVADSKTSLLAEEDKPMGTFVMNPPGPFVINPVVHQEKQNDLTSAGGFHSPVKLYSPFGSPKFPQTKSSNLEKQPNDDRIGMSPGEIKFSIIGDVYTNHVPGPALQQSPKSMPMEIMPVTTIAECPTSVENKYALEESVPEAAMICTLEKEFNDIDEEDEDEDGVILNQYDEEVAKAKLKLIIRLWKRWSSRQSELRERRQLAAAAALNSLSLGTPIRFSKTDQSRACGEFNIDQAMRRRFEEREKSWSRLNISDVIADILVGRNPESKCISWKVVLCTQTKSVNSSSSASQVTHSAASRWLSSKLMPHAEHSSLNDDNLLFSAPGVSVWNKWVANGSDIDFTCCLSVARDVEAENDMCETTCGASAVLFLASGGLPLNLQREQLNLILESVPNGSVLPLLVVISSCNGEHMEPDTDIVSGLGLHDIDKSKIASFSIVSIANKSQKGQEVHFFNDSRLRDGFKWLASNSPLQPNLHHVKLRELFLTHFSFSLELLKQMPDQEVGPNICISAFNDALETSRRNITSAAEANPIGWPCPETMLLEDNRKECLMVKRYLPNLDWSSAENVELLSSVLENCKLPDFEDDLTWLTVGCASGAEIENHTQRLEGCLIEYLTQRSNLMGVSLATKETGVMLERNTRLELHNSSRYHITPRWIGIFQRIFNWRIMGLFDASSSSAYVLKSDLNMSTSSYADKFLAEDASYPSCPPNLPLLHEMIEISCSPLKSPPPYDDKAQRVVETGMLIDDHRDIEESMLEKNREACRGIDLMITEDDELGERSWRSKGREAAEKKTIEKRESERLDELLEKCNMVQNSIAEKLCIYF